A genomic region of Streptosporangium lutulentum contains the following coding sequences:
- the rdgB gene encoding RdgB/HAM1 family non-canonical purine NTP pyrophosphatase has protein sequence MRRAHPPAAGDTGVSVRRVVLATRNAGKIVELRRILADASVPIEIVGLEEFPEIGDVAETGLTFAENALLKAHAVAEQSGLPAIADDSGLCVDALNGMPGIFSARWSGKHGDDEANLNLLLAQVSDVPRDRRAAHFACAATLALPSGEERVAEGALHGVIIDVPRGSNGFGYDPIFVPDGESRTTAELSAREKDAISHRGRAFRALVPILVETVR, from the coding sequence ATGCGCCGAGCTCACCCGCCTGCAGCGGGAGACACTGGCGTGAGCGTGCGGCGAGTGGTCCTGGCCACCCGGAACGCAGGAAAGATCGTCGAGCTTCGCCGGATTCTGGCCGACGCCTCGGTGCCGATCGAGATCGTCGGTCTTGAGGAGTTCCCCGAGATCGGCGACGTCGCCGAGACCGGCCTGACGTTCGCCGAGAACGCCCTGCTCAAGGCTCACGCGGTCGCCGAGCAGTCCGGTCTTCCCGCGATCGCCGACGACTCCGGCCTGTGCGTGGACGCGCTGAACGGCATGCCGGGCATCTTCTCCGCCCGCTGGTCCGGCAAGCACGGCGACGACGAGGCGAACCTGAACCTGCTGCTCGCGCAGGTGTCGGACGTGCCGCGCGATCGTCGCGCGGCCCACTTCGCGTGCGCCGCGACGCTGGCCCTGCCCTCGGGGGAGGAACGGGTGGCCGAGGGCGCGCTGCACGGTGTGATCATCGACGTGCCGCGCGGGAGCAACGGCTTCGGCTACGACCCGATCTTCGTTCCCGACGGGGAGAGCCGGACGACCGCCGAGCTGTCGGCGCGGGAGAAGGACGCCATCAGCCACCGAGGCCGCGCCTTCCGCGCGCTGGTCCCGATCCTCGTGGAAACGGTCCGATAG
- the rph gene encoding ribonuclease PH, which produces MARADGRSPDQLRPVTITRGWLAHAEGSVLVEFGGTKVLCAASVQDSVPRWRRGSGQGWVTAEYAMLPRATNTRNDRESVRGKIGGRTHEISRLIGRSLRACVDYKTLGENSIVIDCDVLQADGGTRTAAITGAYVALADAVRWMRERKMCSGDPLIDSVAAVSVGVVGSTPLLDLCYTEDVAAETDMNVVMTGSGEFVEVQGTAEGKPFNRAALDELLDLGIAGCAELTRLQRETLA; this is translated from the coding sequence ATGGCTCGCGCAGATGGACGTTCTCCTGATCAGCTCCGCCCCGTCACCATCACCCGTGGCTGGCTCGCCCACGCCGAGGGATCGGTGCTCGTCGAGTTCGGCGGTACCAAGGTGCTCTGCGCCGCCTCCGTGCAGGACAGCGTGCCACGCTGGCGCCGGGGCAGCGGCCAGGGCTGGGTCACGGCCGAGTACGCCATGTTGCCGAGGGCCACGAACACCCGCAACGACCGTGAATCGGTGCGCGGCAAGATCGGCGGCCGGACCCACGAGATCTCCCGCCTGATCGGCCGCTCCCTGCGGGCCTGCGTCGACTACAAGACCCTGGGCGAGAACTCGATCGTCATCGACTGCGACGTGCTCCAGGCCGACGGGGGCACCCGCACCGCCGCGATCACCGGAGCCTACGTGGCGCTGGCGGACGCGGTGCGCTGGATGCGCGAGCGGAAGATGTGCAGCGGCGACCCGTTGATCGACTCGGTCGCCGCCGTGTCGGTCGGCGTCGTCGGATCCACGCCCCTGCTGGACCTCTGCTACACCGAGGACGTCGCGGCCGAGACCGACATGAACGTCGTGATGACGGGTTCCGGCGAGTTCGTCGAGGTCCAGGGCACGGCCGAGGGCAAGCCGTTCAACCGCGCCGCGCTGGACGAACTCCTCGACCTCGGCATCGCCGGATGCGCCGAGCTCACCCGCCTGCAGCGGGAGACACTGGCGTGA
- a CDS encoding MBL fold metallo-hydrolase: MKLTIIGCSGSFPGPNSPSSCYLLEAEGFRMLLDFGNGALGALQRHIGLYDVDAICLSHLHADHCLDMCPYHVVRTYSPQGPQPRVPVYAPPDAPQRLSSAYAMPDEPRLETAFDFIGLTPGVFEVGPFEVTAALMNHPVETYGFRVSYGGRSVAYSGDTGESAELVKLAAGADILLCEASFVDKPDLPRDLHLNGRQAAEHAARADVGTLVLTHLVPWNDCGQILEDASRGGFGGRMELARSGAQYDLG; this comes from the coding sequence TTGAAATTGACAATCATCGGGTGCTCGGGAAGTTTCCCCGGCCCGAACAGCCCTTCCTCCTGCTATCTGCTGGAGGCCGAGGGGTTCCGCATGCTGCTGGACTTCGGCAACGGCGCGCTCGGCGCGCTTCAGAGGCACATCGGGCTTTACGACGTGGACGCGATCTGCCTGTCGCACCTGCACGCCGACCACTGCCTCGACATGTGTCCCTACCACGTGGTGCGCACCTATTCCCCGCAGGGCCCGCAGCCCCGGGTGCCGGTCTACGCGCCCCCCGACGCGCCGCAGCGGCTGTCGTCCGCCTACGCCATGCCCGACGAGCCGAGACTGGAGACCGCCTTCGACTTCATCGGGCTGACGCCCGGGGTGTTCGAGGTGGGCCCGTTCGAGGTGACGGCCGCGCTGATGAACCACCCGGTCGAGACCTACGGGTTCAGGGTCTCGTACGGCGGGCGCTCGGTGGCCTACTCGGGTGACACCGGCGAGTCCGCCGAACTGGTCAAGCTCGCCGCGGGGGCCGACATCCTCCTGTGCGAGGCCTCGTTCGTGGACAAGCCGGATCTCCCCCGCGATCTCCATCTGAACGGCCGGCAGGCCGCCGAGCACGCGGCCAGGGCGGACGTGGGAACCCTGGTGCTGACCCACCTCGTGCCCTGGAACGACTGCGGCCAAATCCTGGAAGACGCCTCCCGGGGCGGATTCGGAGGGCGGATGGAGCTCGCACGGAGTGGGGCTCAGTATGACCTAGGGTGA
- the murI gene encoding glutamate racemase: MSQASIGIFDSGVGGLTVARAIIDQLPNESIFYVADTARQPYGPKTIAQVRSHALEVMDHLVEHDVKMLVIACNSASAAVLRDARERYDVPVVEVIQPATRRAVRATRNGRVGVIGTRATIESMAYHDAFAAAPDVRLTGVAAPLLVEFVERGETMSDELIEVIRDYLKPVLADGCDTLILGCTHYPLLTGPISYVVGDGVTLVSSADETAKDVYRILHDRCLAAVGGAPRHRFRATGDSAVFAQLGRRFLGPEIEAVEVAVVGDVSSNGRHS, encoded by the coding sequence GTGTCGCAAGCGAGCATCGGAATATTCGACAGCGGTGTGGGCGGTCTCACCGTGGCCAGAGCGATCATCGATCAGTTGCCCAACGAATCGATCTTCTATGTGGCCGACACCGCGCGGCAGCCGTACGGCCCCAAGACCATCGCGCAGGTTCGTTCCCACGCGCTGGAAGTGATGGACCATCTGGTCGAGCACGACGTCAAGATGCTGGTGATCGCGTGCAACAGCGCCAGCGCGGCAGTGCTGCGGGACGCGCGCGAACGCTATGACGTGCCCGTCGTCGAGGTGATCCAGCCGGCGACGCGCCGTGCCGTACGGGCCACCCGCAACGGCAGGGTCGGAGTGATCGGGACCAGGGCCACGATCGAGTCGATGGCGTATCACGACGCGTTCGCCGCGGCACCCGACGTCCGGCTGACCGGAGTGGCGGCACCGTTGCTGGTGGAGTTCGTGGAACGCGGGGAGACGATGAGCGACGAGCTCATCGAGGTCATCCGCGATTACCTGAAGCCCGTGCTGGCCGACGGATGCGACACGTTGATCCTGGGATGTACGCACTACCCGCTGCTCACCGGGCCGATCTCCTACGTCGTGGGAGACGGCGTCACCCTGGTGTCCAGCGCCGACGAGACGGCCAAGGACGTCTATCGGATCCTGCACGACCGGTGCCTGGCCGCCGTAGGGGGCGCGCCCAGGCACCGTTTCCGCGCCACAGGCGACTCGGCCGTCTTCGCCCAGCTCGGGCGACGGTTCCTCGGACCCGAGATCGAGGCGGTCGAAGTCGCCGTGGTGGGGGATGTCTCCAGCAACGGGCGGCACTCGTGA
- a CDS encoding thioesterase family protein — MTKFDEATQAIRVDENTYDVCLDSGYSIGGPLNGGYLMAVILRAVVDASPHAHPVTTGAQFLRAPRPGPARVRLEQIKTGRTATMTRATLVQDDRSFIETLVTTATLADVAPDWMDGPPVVMPPLEECVRLPDPKPESNMTLNAQMEMAFDPPTIGWLDGRPTGRPEARAYFRMAEPQDPDPYVLALAVDALPPVVFSAGERGWAPTVDLTWHLRALPAPGWLTLLGSGRMISDGWFDEEVEVRDSTGRLIAQSRQLARVGRG, encoded by the coding sequence ATGACGAAGTTCGACGAGGCGACACAGGCCATCCGGGTGGACGAGAACACCTATGACGTGTGTCTGGACTCCGGATACTCGATCGGTGGTCCGCTCAACGGCGGTTACCTGATGGCCGTGATCCTGCGCGCCGTCGTGGACGCCTCCCCCCACGCGCACCCGGTGACCACCGGCGCGCAGTTCCTGCGGGCGCCCCGCCCCGGTCCCGCCCGGGTGCGGCTGGAGCAGATCAAGACCGGCCGCACCGCCACGATGACCCGCGCCACCCTGGTCCAGGACGACAGGTCCTTCATCGAGACCCTCGTCACAACGGCGACCCTCGCCGACGTCGCCCCCGACTGGATGGACGGTCCCCCGGTGGTCATGCCGCCGCTGGAGGAGTGCGTCAGGCTGCCCGATCCCAAACCCGAGTCGAACATGACGCTCAACGCGCAGATGGAGATGGCGTTCGACCCGCCCACCATCGGCTGGCTCGACGGAAGGCCCACCGGGCGTCCCGAGGCCCGCGCCTACTTCCGGATGGCCGAGCCGCAGGACCCCGACCCGTACGTGCTCGCGCTGGCCGTGGACGCGCTCCCGCCGGTGGTCTTCTCCGCCGGAGAACGCGGCTGGGCGCCCACGGTCGACCTCACCTGGCACCTGCGAGCCCTGCCCGCCCCCGGCTGGCTCACCCTGCTCGGCAGCGGCCGCATGATCAGCGACGGCTGGTTCGACGAGGAGGTGGAGGTCCGGGACTCCACCGGCCGTCTGATCGCCCAATCCCGTCAACTGGCCCGGGTCGGGCGCGGCTGA
- a CDS encoding DUF3352 domain-containing protein, with protein MPANNPPDQSPTPDEQSDKTIAYRRNEGGQQNSQPHTQGYPQQGGYPQQAQPGYPPQGHPQQAQPGYPQQGHQQPGYPPQNAGGYQPTQPVHPQQGGYPQQNPGGYQQAQPGYPQQNHGQPAYGQQPGFSQQPGFSQQPGFSQPAYGQQGGWQQQNTDYLGTGQPPAPPSRRGGKGWLLAAIAALIVVLVGGGSVFAVNLLSGGGTQPHDVLPGDAMGYLRLDLDPAANQKVALFNIARKFTVTKDSFRGDDPRTAIFNLLKKDTQGLGKIDYAADVEPWLGSRIGMAVLSPPKGVTDPGFVLAVQVTDEAAAKTGIAKLMGEEKYGLAFREDYALITPTQAEADQAVNAAPLSGNVDFSDDLGALGETGVLSFWLDAGKLVALAPEVTAQDPAVLAQIKDARLAGALRFDGDYVELAGIGRGVQDMGLGTPEPSRIGTLPASTAGAVSISGLGDTIVKQWEQLMKASEQAGSASFKQFADQAQQKAGLAIPADLATLFGQNLTLALDGNGLDGNQPRVGARITTDPAKAQEVVGKIEKYLAASGTVAPQLAKVPGDGTLVLASAQDYAAELAKDGTLGDSESFNLAVPNTDEATVAVYVDLDKIEKLYLADMEGDDKANLQALRAVGMSGTQSGGDSSFALRVLFN; from the coding sequence ATGCCTGCCAATAACCCCCCTGACCAGTCGCCTACGCCGGACGAGCAGTCCGACAAGACGATCGCCTACCGCAGGAACGAGGGTGGGCAGCAGAACAGCCAGCCACACACCCAGGGCTACCCCCAGCAGGGCGGATACCCCCAGCAGGCCCAGCCCGGATACCCCCCGCAGGGACACCCCCAGCAGGCTCAGCCCGGATACCCCCAGCAGGGGCACCAGCAGCCCGGATACCCCCCGCAGAACGCGGGCGGCTACCAGCCGACCCAGCCCGTCCACCCCCAGCAGGGCGGATACCCCCAGCAGAACCCCGGGGGATACCAGCAGGCCCAGCCCGGTTATCCCCAGCAGAACCACGGACAGCCGGCGTACGGCCAGCAGCCCGGCTTCTCGCAGCAGCCCGGCTTCTCGCAGCAGCCTGGCTTCTCGCAGCCGGCCTACGGCCAGCAGGGCGGCTGGCAACAGCAGAACACCGACTACCTGGGCACCGGGCAGCCGCCCGCTCCGCCCTCCCGCAGGGGTGGCAAGGGCTGGCTGCTCGCGGCGATCGCCGCACTGATCGTGGTCCTCGTGGGCGGTGGCAGCGTCTTCGCCGTCAACCTGCTCAGTGGCGGCGGCACGCAGCCGCACGACGTGCTGCCCGGTGACGCCATGGGGTACCTGCGTCTCGACCTCGACCCGGCGGCGAACCAGAAGGTGGCGCTGTTCAACATCGCGCGGAAGTTCACCGTCACCAAGGACTCCTTCCGCGGCGACGACCCGCGCACGGCCATCTTCAACCTGCTCAAGAAGGACACCCAGGGCCTCGGAAAGATCGACTACGCCGCCGACGTCGAGCCGTGGCTCGGCAGCCGCATCGGCATGGCCGTGCTCTCACCCCCCAAGGGCGTCACCGACCCCGGCTTCGTCTTGGCCGTGCAGGTCACCGACGAGGCCGCGGCCAAGACGGGGATCGCCAAGCTGATGGGCGAGGAGAAGTACGGTCTCGCCTTCCGCGAGGACTACGCGCTGATCACCCCCACCCAGGCGGAGGCCGACCAGGCTGTCAACGCGGCACCGCTGTCGGGGAACGTCGACTTCTCCGACGACCTGGGCGCCCTCGGCGAGACCGGCGTGCTCTCCTTCTGGCTGGACGCGGGCAAGCTGGTCGCGCTCGCGCCCGAAGTGACCGCCCAGGACCCCGCCGTGCTCGCGCAGATCAAGGATGCCCGCCTGGCGGGCGCGCTCCGCTTCGACGGCGACTACGTCGAACTCGCCGGCATCGGCCGCGGCGTGCAGGACATGGGCCTCGGCACTCCCGAGCCCTCTCGCATCGGCACGCTTCCGGCCTCCACCGCCGGCGCGGTCTCGATCTCCGGCCTCGGCGACACGATCGTCAAGCAGTGGGAGCAGCTCATGAAGGCGAGCGAGCAGGCCGGCAGCGCGTCCTTCAAGCAGTTCGCCGACCAGGCCCAGCAGAAGGCCGGACTGGCGATCCCCGCCGATCTGGCGACACTGTTCGGCCAGAACCTCACCCTGGCCCTGGACGGAAACGGCCTCGACGGCAACCAGCCCAGGGTCGGCGCCCGGATCACCACCGACCCGGCCAAGGCCCAGGAGGTCGTCGGAAAGATCGAGAAGTACCTGGCCGCCTCCGGGACCGTGGCCCCGCAGCTCGCCAAGGTCCCGGGTGACGGCACCCTGGTCCTGGCCAGCGCCCAGGACTACGCCGCCGAGCTCGCCAAGGACGGCACCCTGGGCGACAGCGAGAGCTTCAACCTCGCGGTTCCCAACACCGACGAGGCGACCGTCGCGGTCTACGTCGACCTCGACAAGATCGAGAAACTCTACCTCGCGGACATGGAGGGCGACGACAAGGCCAACCTCCAGGCCCTGCGTGCCGTGGGCATGAG